The Noviherbaspirillum saxi genome includes a window with the following:
- a CDS encoding YihY/virulence factor BrkB family protein translates to MIERPGAFALRTLKGFRANQGLLLAGAVAYYALLSIVPLLIVTVIALSHVVDQGELLLTIGRYLEWLIPGQSQAVIEELAGFMAHREAVGWLLLLTLIFFSSLAFTVLENAMSVIFFHRVSIRRRHFMISALLPYCYILSLGIGLLIATLVAGSLQTIGQESVDLLGRTWSLSGLSGVLLYLLGLVGEILMLTSVYMVMPVGRLSLRHALIGGVTAALLWEITRHILVWYFATLSQVSVVYGSMTTAIFVLLSLEIAATLFLFGAQAIAEYERTEDGTDEESEEAFHTD, encoded by the coding sequence ATGATCGAGCGCCCGGGCGCCTTCGCATTACGGACGCTCAAGGGGTTTCGCGCCAATCAGGGATTGCTGCTGGCAGGTGCCGTCGCCTATTATGCCCTCCTGTCGATCGTTCCCCTGCTGATCGTGACTGTCATCGCTCTCTCGCACGTTGTCGATCAGGGCGAGTTGCTGTTGACGATTGGCCGGTATCTGGAATGGCTTATCCCGGGCCAATCGCAGGCCGTGATCGAGGAACTTGCCGGATTCATGGCGCACCGCGAAGCAGTCGGGTGGCTGCTGCTTCTCACGCTGATTTTTTTCAGCTCGCTCGCATTCACTGTTCTGGAAAATGCGATGTCGGTAATTTTCTTTCACAGGGTATCGATAAGGCGCAGGCATTTCATGATCTCCGCCCTGCTTCCGTATTGCTACATTCTGTCGCTGGGTATTGGCCTGCTGATTGCCACCCTCGTCGCCGGTAGCCTGCAAACGATAGGACAGGAAAGCGTCGACCTGCTTGGAAGAACCTGGTCGTTGAGCGGATTGTCCGGCGTACTGCTTTACCTGCTTGGCCTGGTTGGCGAAATACTGATGCTGACCTCGGTCTATATGGTGATGCCGGTCGGCCGCCTATCGCTGCGCCACGCCTTGATAGGCGGCGTCACGGCGGCGCTGCTATGGGAGATCACGAGGCACATTCTGGTGTGGTACTTTGCCACCCTGTCACAAGTTAGTGTGGTATATGGGTCGATGACAACAGCGATCTTCGTCCTGCTAAGCCTGGAAATCGCAGCAACTCTTTTCCTGTTCGGCGCGCAGGCAATTGCCGAATATGAACGAACGGAGGATGGAACCGATGAAGAAAGCGAAGAGGCTTTCCATACGGATTAA